The genomic DNA ACGCCGCGGCTGGAGCCGGCGCCGGTCGCCGGACTCCCGTCGCCCCCGGCCGTGCGCGGCGGCGGCTGGCAGGATCTCGTGCTCCACCCGTCCTACGCCGAGAACCATCTCGTCTACCTCACCTACAACAAGGCCGATGGCAGCCAGCCGCCGAGGACGGCGATGGCCATCGGGCGCGGGCGCTTCACCGGCGCCGCCATCGAGGACTTCCGCGAGATCTACGCCGCCGAGTTCAAGGACGGGAACAGCGGCTCCCGCCTCGCCTTCGGCGCCGACGGCACGCTGTACGCCACGACCGGCGCCCCCAACGGCGGCTACGCGCAGGAGCTGTCGAGCGCCTACGGCAAGGTCCTGCGGCTGCGCGACGACGGGACGATTCCTCCAGACAACCCCTACGTCGGACGCACCGGCGTGCGCCCCGAGATCGTGGCCTACGGCTTCCGCGATCAGCTCGGTCTCGTGCGGCACCCGGGGACGGGGGCGATTCTCGCGGCCGACAACGGCCCGAACGGCGGCGACGAGGTGAACCAGGTCGTCCCCCGCCGCGACTACGGCTGGCCCGCGTTCAGCTTCGGCCGGATGTACGACGGACCGCGCGTGTCGGAGGCGCCGGTGGGCCAGGGCGTGGAGCAGCCGCTCCTGCTGTGGTTCCCGTCCATCGCGCCCACGGGCCTGGCCGTCTACACGGGCGACCGGTTCCCGGCGTGGAAGGGCAATCTCTTCGTCGGCAGCGCGCGCCGCGGGGAGGTGCCCCGGACCGGCGGACTCGAGCGCGTCGTGCTGAACGAGCGCCTCGAGGAACTCCGGCGCGAGACGCTGCTGACGGACCTGCACCAGCGGATCCGCGACGTGCGGCAGGGGCCCGACGGGCTCCTGTATCTCGTCACGGACGAGGACGACGGCGCGCTCCTGCGCCTCGAGCCCGCGCCGGCGGCCGCCTCGCGCTGAACGGCCGCGGTTGCGCGCGCCGCGCCCGCGGACTACGCTGTCGGGCGCGTTTTCTGGAGGATGGCATGACGGAGTGCAGACGACGGATGCGCCCGGCCGGGCTGGTCGCGGCGATGCTGGTGGCGGGAACGTGGGCGGCGTGTTCGAGTGCCCCGCCGCCGCCCGACGGGTCGACGGCGTTCACGGGCGCCCGCGTGATCGCCGGCGACGGCCAGGCCCCCATCGAGAACGCGACGATCGTCGTCAGGGACGGGATGATCGAGCAGGTCGGCCCGGCGGCGAGCGTCACCGTGTCGCCCGGCGCGACACGCGTGGACCTCGCAGGCAAGACGGTGATGCCGACCATCGTGGACACGCACGTCCATCTCGGGACCACGCGCGACGCGCTCCTGAAGGACCTGCGGTCTCGCGCGTACTTCGGCGTGAGCGCGGCACTCAGCCTCGGCCTCGACCCGCCGGGCGATCCGTTCGCCGTGCGTGCCGAGCAGCCCGAGGGCATGGCCCGCTACTTCCTCGCGGGCCGCGGCATCACCACGCCCGAGCCCGGCCGCACCGACGTGCCCTACTGGATCACCACGCCCGAGGAGGGCCGGAAGGCCGTGCAGGAACAGGCCGCGCAGAAGGTGGACATCATCAAGATCTGGGTGGACGACCGCGACGGCAAGTACAAGAAGCTGCCGCCCGAGCTCTACACCCCCGTCATCGACGAGGCCC from Vicinamibacterales bacterium includes the following:
- a CDS encoding PQQ-dependent sugar dehydrogenase, giving the protein MSYRLSSIVGCVLAACGAAGALVAAQQPAPIGVSAVTLHDQPYVFDTAEQHQLRVVVAVRGLAHPFAVALLPGGDALVTERGRGVRLVRGAAGPTPRLEPAPVAGLPSPPAVRGGGWQDLVLHPSYAENHLVYLTYNKADGSQPPRTAMAIGRGRFTGAAIEDFREIYAAEFKDGNSGSRLAFGADGTLYATTGAPNGGYAQELSSAYGKVLRLRDDGTIPPDNPYVGRTGVRPEIVAYGFRDQLGLVRHPGTGAILAADNGPNGGDEVNQVVPRRDYGWPAFSFGRMYDGPRVSEAPVGQGVEQPLLLWFPSIAPTGLAVYTGDRFPAWKGNLFVGSARRGEVPRTGGLERVVLNERLEELRRETLLTDLHQRIRDVRQGPDGLLYLVTDEDDGALLRLEPAPAAASR
- a CDS encoding amidohydrolase family protein, yielding MTECRRRMRPAGLVAAMLVAGTWAACSSAPPPPDGSTAFTGARVIAGDGQAPIENATIVVRDGMIEQVGPAASVTVSPGATRVDLAGKTVMPTIVDTHVHLGTTRDALLKDLRSRAYFGVSAALSLGLDPPGDPFAVRAEQPEGMARYFLAGRGITTPEPGRTDVPYWITTPEEGRKAVQEQAAQKVDIIKIWVDDRDGKYKKLPPELYTPVIDEAHKAGLRVAAHIFNLSDAKGLLQAGIDAFAHGIRDVDADDEVVALVTARPNVVLIPNMPDRGVVADYGWLKGSLTDAEVEKIQAGATDRPQAHAAWEIQARNLKRLADAGMTITVGTDGNTAWAPHVEMADMVAAGMTPMQVLVSATKNGAEFLKMADTGTIAAGKRADLLVLDANPLDDITNTRKISAVYLKGQRLDRDALRPSGL